A genome region from Myxococcales bacterium includes the following:
- a CDS encoding helix-turn-helix domain-containing protein yields MANERLFTVPEIARKTGVSPKRIRFAVAEGHLRACDLGTRWLRIRGSDFERWMAATQVRPPAPTHPLLSETKP; encoded by the coding sequence ATGGCAAACGAGAGACTTTTCACAGTCCCAGAGATCGCACGAAAGACCGGGGTCTCGCCCAAGCGCATCCGTTTCGCCGTCGCAGAGGGCCACCTCCGCGCTTGTGATCTGGGGACGCGCTGGTTGCGAATTCGTGGCTCCGACTTTGAACGCTGGATGGCGGCAACGCAAGTTCGACCGCCCGCGCCCACCCACCCGCTCTTGAGCGAGACAAAACCTTGA
- a CDS encoding tyrosine-type recombinase/integrase has translation MQKSKKSAYSIKPRGGYSHSCCGSKTIEGKLYRRAFCTNDLTLSTRVLEVLQLAEQDQDYGWLVRDGSWNARVEEYEDRLGIGLGARKIRNAGAGTLLAEYAPRFRDRLRARLHDQKESPPVNYLTHLRALTEFLGDWSIERIANTQPEAVLPLIRGKLTRRPDGELVGAESTNGRMWILERLLADAVANGLLSKDVTWPFLNMTIKRRRLSSTSSKDIEWLSPSELFALDKVLASPEDDVERAYFPSIRIALRLGLRWAEVSAISRDGLHRIDENVVLINRATKRRRRKDEGGEARAIGPTKTANEWYSAVPPTARTILEEQRLRVGLTSPHLFPDPNSLSKPHPYEPWKDAYVVAFERAGIPLRLRMKQLLFRHSFCYWLKSSHVPLGFVAQHLGHKDSRMVERTYGTNSTRIISGPVSKEDLVTARAFYEIEPFKAVMMTYGAG, from the coding sequence GCCTCGCGGCGGCTACTCCCATTCTTGCTGCGGATCGAAGACAATTGAGGGAAAGCTCTACCGCCGCGCGTTCTGCACGAACGATCTCACGCTCTCAACACGTGTTCTCGAAGTGCTGCAACTCGCGGAGCAGGATCAAGACTATGGCTGGCTTGTCCGCGATGGCAGCTGGAATGCGCGAGTAGAAGAGTACGAGGATCGGCTTGGGATCGGTCTAGGGGCACGGAAGATTCGAAACGCCGGGGCTGGAACCCTGCTCGCCGAATATGCTCCTCGCTTTCGCGATCGTCTTCGTGCTCGACTCCACGACCAGAAGGAGTCTCCTCCCGTCAACTACCTCACGCATCTTCGAGCACTGACGGAGTTTCTCGGAGATTGGTCGATTGAACGGATCGCAAACACTCAGCCCGAAGCAGTTCTCCCTCTCATCCGCGGAAAGCTGACCCGGAGGCCGGACGGTGAGTTGGTGGGTGCTGAGAGTACGAATGGCCGCATGTGGATTCTGGAGCGTCTCCTCGCGGATGCCGTCGCAAATGGTCTTCTCTCGAAGGACGTGACGTGGCCGTTCCTCAACATGACGATCAAACGACGGCGCTTGAGCTCGACGAGTTCCAAGGACATTGAGTGGCTGAGCCCGAGCGAACTGTTCGCGCTCGACAAAGTTCTGGCTTCTCCCGAAGACGACGTCGAGCGCGCGTACTTCCCGTCAATTCGCATTGCACTCAGACTCGGACTTCGTTGGGCTGAGGTCTCGGCGATTTCGCGCGATGGGCTCCATCGCATTGACGAGAATGTTGTTCTGATTAATCGCGCAACCAAGCGTCGTCGCAGGAAGGACGAAGGCGGAGAGGCTAGAGCGATTGGGCCCACCAAGACGGCTAACGAGTGGTACTCGGCCGTGCCTCCCACTGCGCGCACGATTCTAGAGGAGCAGCGACTTCGGGTCGGGTTGACCAGTCCCCATCTGTTCCCGGACCCGAACAGCCTCTCCAAACCGCATCCGTATGAACCCTGGAAGGATGCGTATGTCGTTGCTTTTGAGCGCGCCGGTATACCCCTCAGATTGAGGATGAAACAGCTGCTCTTCCGGCACTCCTTCTGCTACTGGCTCAAGTCTTCGCACGTACCGTTGGGATTCGTGGCACAGCACCTTGGGCACAAGGATTCGCGTATGGTCGAGCGAACCTACGGAACGAATAGTACCCGCATCATTTCTGGGCCGGTCTCCAAGGAGGACTTGGTGACCGCGCGTGCGTTCTACGAGATTGAGCCATTCAAGGCCGTGATGATGACGTACGGCGCAGGGTGA